From Chryseobacterium salivictor, a single genomic window includes:
- a CDS encoding alpha/beta hydrolase, producing MKLYVVSGLGADFKVLEKITFPQNLEVVFLDWLIPSNHEDFQHYVKRMADRVDASEPFALLGYSFGGILVQEIDKIKPAEKIVILGSIKSDKEKSRFIKFGEITRIAKILPEKMFNVKSAAIYSFMRKIVDPKNPKMLQYLKVTDPYYLKWGVEQVSNWKFDENPKVIQILGSKDIVFPVKYSKPDHIVQNGTHLFPVTQPKQVSKILAEIFK from the coding sequence ATGAAATTATACGTGGTCAGCGGACTTGGAGCCGATTTTAAAGTACTGGAAAAAATAACTTTTCCACAAAATTTAGAAGTCGTCTTTCTGGACTGGCTCATTCCGTCAAACCATGAAGATTTTCAACATTATGTAAAAAGAATGGCGGACAGAGTTGACGCGTCCGAACCTTTTGCCCTGCTTGGCTATTCCTTCGGTGGGATTCTCGTACAGGAAATCGATAAAATTAAACCCGCTGAAAAAATCGTTATTCTGGGGAGCATCAAATCGGATAAAGAAAAATCGAGGTTCATTAAATTCGGAGAAATTACCAGGATTGCTAAAATTTTACCCGAAAAAATGTTCAATGTAAAATCTGCTGCCATTTATTCCTTTATGAGAAAAATAGTCGATCCGAAAAATCCTAAAATGTTACAGTATCTGAAAGTCACCGATCCTTATTATTTAAAATGGGGAGTCGAGCAGGTGTCCAATTGGAAATTTGATGAAAATCCAAAAGTCATCCAGATTCTGGGGAGCAAAGACATTGTATTTCCAGTGAAATATTCTAAGCCGGATCATATCGTGCAAAACGGAACGCATCTTTTTCCGGTAACCCAGCCAAAGCAGGTTTCTAAGATCTTAGCAGAAATTTTCAAATAA
- a CDS encoding TonB-dependent receptor, translating to MQPKLTPKQKALAINLDQTIYGTFAEIGAGQETVRHFFRAGGASQTIAKAMSAYDKDFSDAIYGKEAKNRYVTQNRLRKMLRYEVSLIEERVSRATCPGRKFFSYANTVTTINFDKTMKGHGWVGLRFQCHEADDYNEIVLHVKFNENDATLQQETLGSLGVNLIYGAFNYADNPRRMINSLLDDISKDNIEIDMIDFSGPAFSYVDNRLMSLQLVKNGMTDAVIFNSEGNNMLPADILYKKNIFAVRGSFRPVTLVNIDMFEKGLEMFKKDWGCSQEETEVLFEITIANLRAAGDIDERDFLDRVDVLGKLGYTVIISNFSEYYRLIDYFAPYTNGKIGVAMGVNNMLDVFDENYYENLSGGILEAFGKFFRKGMRVYLYPYKDPETQQLLTANNLKVNDSLKELYKYFKHNKRIVDIQNFNPDYSEIYSRIILDKIANHIPGWEKEVPEGVADLIKERGMFGYKEELKLKEFS from the coding sequence ATTCAACCGAAATTAACACCGAAACAGAAAGCATTAGCGATTAATCTGGATCAAACTATTTATGGCACTTTCGCCGAGATTGGCGCCGGCCAGGAAACAGTCCGCCATTTTTTCAGAGCAGGCGGCGCTTCCCAAACCATTGCAAAGGCAATGTCAGCTTACGACAAAGACTTCAGTGACGCTATCTATGGCAAAGAGGCCAAGAACAGATATGTTACCCAAAACCGACTCCGTAAAATGCTGCGGTATGAAGTTTCTTTAATTGAAGAGCGCGTATCCCGTGCAACCTGTCCGGGTAGAAAATTTTTCTCCTATGCCAATACCGTAACGACCATTAATTTCGATAAGACCATGAAAGGTCATGGTTGGGTCGGATTGCGTTTTCAGTGTCATGAAGCTGATGATTATAATGAAATCGTCCTTCACGTAAAGTTTAATGAAAATGATGCGACTTTACAGCAGGAAACTTTAGGAAGCTTAGGGGTGAACCTTATTTATGGCGCTTTCAATTATGCTGATAATCCGCGCAGAATGATCAACTCGCTCCTGGATGACATCTCCAAAGATAATATAGAAATCGACATGATCGATTTTAGTGGACCCGCTTTCAGCTATGTTGACAACCGACTGATGAGTTTGCAGCTGGTAAAGAATGGGATGACCGATGCGGTGATTTTCAATTCAGAGGGAAACAATATGTTGCCTGCCGATATTCTTTATAAGAAAAACATTTTTGCGGTTCGTGGGAGTTTCCGTCCGGTCACTTTGGTTAATATTGATATGTTTGAAAAAGGTCTGGAAATGTTCAAAAAAGATTGGGGCTGCAGTCAGGAAGAAACCGAAGTCTTGTTTGAAATTACCATTGCCAATTTAAGAGCTGCCGGAGATATCGACGAAAGGGATTTCCTGGACAGAGTTGATGTTTTAGGAAAACTGGGATATACCGTTATCATTTCTAACTTCTCAGAATACTACCGACTGATCGACTATTTTGCTCCTTATACCAATGGAAAAATCGGCGTAGCAATGGGAGTGAATAATATGTTAGATGTTTTTGATGAAAATTATTATGAAAATCTTTCTGGAGGCATTTTGGAAGCCTTCGGTAAATTTTTCAGAAAAGGAATGCGCGTTTATCTCTACCCTTACAAAGATCCCGAAACCCAACAGTTATTGACCGCTAATAATTTAAAGGTTAATGACAGTTTGAAAGAGCTTTACAAATATTTTAAACACAACAAAAGGATTGTTGACATACAAAATTTCAACCCAGATTATTCCGAAATATATTCCCGGATCATTCTCGATAAAATTGCAAACCACATCCCGGGATGGGAAAAAGAAGTCCCGGAAGGCGTGGCAGATTTAATTAAAGAACGCGGAATGTTCGGTTATAAAGAAGAACTAAAACTCAAAGAATTCTCTTAA
- a CDS encoding YceI family protein, whose product MKKLAPFIFGLFSLMVFSQSKTILSSEIRWKAYKTLKTESLSHFGTVNLKEGNLIFKGNDLAGGSFVMDMKTIDAADMNEDPKMKKMLENHLKSDDFFDTNKFPTASFQIKSVKKINSNGYNYQVAGPLTVKGISKNISFPVKVFQSNAVYTLTSAQFTFNRKNYGLKYNIFEDMLISNEVEINVTVKAQ is encoded by the coding sequence ATGAAGAAGTTAGCACCTTTCATATTCGGTTTGTTTTCACTGATGGTATTTTCTCAATCCAAAACAATTCTATCATCTGAGATTCGCTGGAAAGCGTACAAAACCTTAAAAACAGAATCGCTTTCTCATTTTGGAACAGTCAACTTAAAAGAGGGAAATCTGATTTTTAAAGGGAATGATTTGGCGGGAGGCAGTTTTGTGATGGATATGAAAACCATCGATGCCGCAGATATGAATGAAGATCCCAAAATGAAAAAAATGCTGGAGAATCATTTGAAAAGCGATGATTTTTTCGACACGAATAAATTTCCAACAGCGTCCTTTCAGATCAAATCTGTAAAGAAAATTAACAGCAATGGATACAATTATCAGGTGGCGGGACCATTGACAGTCAAAGGAATTTCTAAAAATATTTCTTTTCCGGTAAAGGTTTTTCAAAGCAATGCTGTTTATACTTTGACTTCTGCTCAATTTACCTTTAACAGAAAAAATTACGGATTAAAATACAATATTTTCGAGGACATGCTGATCAGCAATGAGGTCGAGATAAATGTTACTGTTAAGGCTCAATAA
- a CDS encoding glucokinase — METKNKFNLFLPGISSETNDNISLIAVDLRDQKTVIGLYATENRRIFLKMEKSYSTKEFSSFSEMVMGFINENSLENIAKIAVAVPGPVIGGKSQPQRLPWKLDAAEIKKNTAISEVYLINDLEASAYGLEHVAEEDFVKIHDTANFTPGNAVLLAPGDGLGEAALFWDGQFLRPFATEGGHCEFSPRTNDEVEFYSFLQKIYGIVSWESVLSTGGLFNVYRFLRDVKRQVQPDWLSKEIEAGNFTQAIIHGAIEKKDRICTMTIETFLVFLAREANSLVLKMKATGGLFLSGEIPVMLEQFLNNKKFYKNFIISDKMENILKDIPIYLVKDEKTIINGAALYAAFSEKS; from the coding sequence ATGGAAACTAAAAATAAATTCAATCTTTTTTTACCCGGAATTTCTTCAGAAACGAACGATAATATCTCTTTGATCGCAGTTGATCTCAGAGATCAAAAAACGGTTATCGGCCTTTATGCCACTGAAAACAGACGCATATTTCTGAAAATGGAAAAATCGTATTCTACAAAAGAATTCAGTTCTTTTTCTGAAATGGTGATGGGATTTATCAATGAAAATTCTTTGGAAAATATTGCAAAAATTGCAGTTGCAGTACCCGGTCCGGTCATTGGCGGTAAAAGCCAGCCGCAAAGGTTACCCTGGAAATTAGATGCCGCCGAAATTAAAAAAAACACAGCCATCAGTGAAGTTTATTTGATCAATGATTTAGAAGCCTCCGCTTACGGGTTAGAACATGTAGCAGAAGAGGATTTCGTTAAAATCCATGATACGGCAAATTTTACGCCGGGCAATGCGGTGCTGTTGGCGCCCGGTGATGGTTTAGGTGAGGCAGCTCTGTTTTGGGACGGCCAATTTCTAAGGCCATTTGCGACCGAAGGCGGCCACTGCGAATTCTCACCCAGAACGAATGACGAAGTAGAGTTTTACTCTTTTTTACAAAAAATATACGGTATCGTAAGTTGGGAATCTGTGCTTTCCACAGGAGGTTTATTTAATGTTTATCGTTTCCTGAGAGACGTTAAGCGGCAGGTGCAGCCCGACTGGCTGAGCAAGGAAATCGAGGCCGGTAATTTCACTCAAGCCATTATTCATGGAGCGATTGAGAAAAAAGACCGGATCTGTACCATGACGATAGAAACATTTTTGGTGTTTCTCGCCCGTGAAGCCAACAGTTTGGTTCTCAAAATGAAAGCAACCGGTGGATTATTCCTGAGTGGAGAGATTCCCGTAATGCTGGAACAATTCCTTAATAATAAAAAGTTTTATAAAAATTTCATCATCAGTGATAAAATGGAAAATATCCTAAAAGATATTCCGATTTATTTAGTAAAAGATGAAAAAACAATTATCAACGGAGCAGCATTATACGCCGCTTTCTCTGAAAAATCTTAA
- a CDS encoding porin family protein, which produces MKSMKKSIFALGLMTAGLMSAQSADMTNMLKVGINGGIAVPAENAGGTVGVDVSYQNLITPGFGLGIATGYSHFFGRNNTVNGVDIDNNDFGVIPVAALIRFYPKQMGFYLGTDLGYGFIVGDDKVASNVGSPDRPDGGFYIKPEIGYHNQDWNFSLQYQKTFTGSKGEIGDQKYNAGAIGVGVGYNIPLGK; this is translated from the coding sequence ATGAAATCAATGAAGAAATCAATCTTTGCATTAGGATTAATGACAGCGGGATTAATGAGTGCACAAAGTGCTGATATGACAAACATGCTGAAAGTAGGGATCAACGGTGGTATAGCTGTTCCTGCAGAAAATGCTGGCGGAACTGTAGGTGTAGATGTTTCTTACCAGAATCTGATAACTCCTGGCTTCGGTTTAGGTATCGCGACGGGGTACAGCCACTTCTTTGGTAGAAATAATACCGTAAATGGTGTTGATATTGATAACAATGACTTCGGGGTAATTCCTGTTGCAGCTTTGATCAGATTCTATCCAAAACAAATGGGTTTCTATCTTGGAACTGATCTTGGTTACGGCTTCATCGTTGGTGATGACAAAGTTGCTTCTAATGTAGGATCGCCCGATCGACCAGATGGTGGCTTCTACATCAAACCAGAAATCGGTTACCATAATCAGGACTGGAACTTCTCTCTTCAGTATCAAAAAACATTTACCGGAAGTAAAGGAGAAATCGGAGATCAGAAATACAACGCTGGTGCAATCGGTGTAGGAGTGGGTTATAACATCCCGTTGGGTAAATAA
- a CDS encoding MBL fold metallo-hydrolase: protein MKLKFFGTGTSQGVPVIGCHCEVCDSANPKDKRFRSSALVTTETGKKILIDCGPDFRMQMLTNKEEQIDAVLLTHEHNDHVIGLDDLRPLIFRNGKNIDLYCQKRVGDEIKLRFPYAFADVRYPSAPAFNLHEIEKPFALLDTEVIPVEVSHGKISIFGYKLKDLVYITDASFISDGEKEKLKNLDYLILNCIRKTGLHPAHFILPQVLELFEELKPKKMFLTHISHHLGLHDEMELELPENVHLAYDGLELLL from the coding sequence ATGAAGTTGAAATTTTTCGGAACCGGGACTTCGCAGGGAGTTCCGGTCATTGGATGCCATTGTGAGGTTTGCGACTCAGCAAATCCAAAGGACAAACGTTTTCGTTCATCGGCTTTGGTAACAACCGAGACCGGTAAGAAAATCCTCATCGACTGCGGACCCGATTTCCGCATGCAAATGCTTACAAATAAAGAAGAGCAAATCGATGCAGTGTTGCTGACCCATGAACACAATGACCATGTAATCGGATTAGATGATTTGCGTCCCTTGATTTTTCGCAATGGAAAAAATATCGACCTCTATTGTCAGAAAAGGGTAGGTGATGAAATAAAATTAAGATTTCCCTATGCGTTTGCCGATGTCAGATATCCCAGTGCTCCAGCTTTTAACCTTCATGAAATTGAAAAACCTTTTGCGCTTTTAGATACTGAGGTCATTCCTGTGGAAGTGTCGCACGGTAAGATTTCTATTTTTGGGTATAAATTAAAAGATCTGGTTTACATAACAGATGCGAGTTTTATATCGGACGGGGAAAAAGAAAAATTAAAAAATCTGGATTATCTGATCTTGAACTGCATTCGTAAAACAGGTTTACATCCTGCACATTTTATATTGCCGCAGGTTTTAGAACTCTTTGAGGAGTTAAAACCGAAGAAGATGTTTCTCACCCACATCTCTCATCACCTGGGTTTACATGATGAAATGGAGTTGGAGCTTCCGGAGAATGTGCATCTTGCTTATGACGGACTGGAACTGCTGTTATGA
- the queG gene encoding tRNA epoxyqueuosine(34) reductase QueG has protein sequence MLQSPENYSNLIKAKAKKFGFQNCGISRADFLEEDAKPFESWLNKNYHGQMAYMENYFDKRLDPRLLVEGSKSVISLSYNYFPEEDLFGIDQLKISKYAYGEDYHEIIKEILREMVAELQDEIGDFQCRIFTDSAPILERSWARKSGIGWVGKNANLITKQTGSFYFLAEIICDLELQEDFATKDHCGSCRKCIDACPTDAIVSDKVIDGSKCISYATIELKNEIPESFKNKMEDWMFGCDICQDVCPWNRFSKPHHQEKFKPSPLLATLEKTEWQELSQELFSELFRKSPVKRTKFAGLKRNIEFLTASEIPDFQKK, from the coding sequence ATGTTACAAAGTCCAGAAAATTATTCGAATCTTATCAAAGCCAAAGCAAAAAAGTTTGGTTTTCAAAATTGTGGGATTTCACGGGCTGATTTTTTAGAAGAAGATGCTAAACCATTTGAAAGTTGGCTGAACAAAAATTACCACGGGCAAATGGCTTACATGGAAAACTATTTCGACAAACGACTGGATCCGCGGTTGCTGGTTGAGGGTTCAAAATCGGTAATTTCTCTTTCATACAACTATTTCCCGGAAGAAGATCTGTTTGGAATTGATCAGTTGAAGATTTCTAAGTATGCTTATGGTGAGGATTATCATGAGATTATCAAAGAAATTCTACGCGAAATGGTTGCTGAACTTCAAGATGAAATCGGTGATTTCCAATGCCGGATTTTCACAGATTCTGCGCCTATTTTAGAAAGAAGCTGGGCGAGAAAATCCGGAATTGGCTGGGTGGGAAAAAATGCCAACCTCATCACCAAACAGACGGGTTCTTTTTATTTTTTAGCGGAAATCATTTGCGATCTGGAACTTCAGGAAGATTTTGCGACGAAAGATCACTGCGGTTCCTGTAGAAAATGCATCGATGCCTGCCCAACAGATGCGATCGTTTCTGATAAAGTGATCGATGGAAGCAAATGCATTTCTTATGCGACCATCGAATTGAAAAACGAAATCCCCGAAAGTTTTAAAAATAAAATGGAAGACTGGATGTTTGGTTGCGACATCTGCCAGGACGTTTGCCCATGGAACCGATTTTCAAAACCTCATCACCAGGAAAAATTTAAGCCTAGTCCTTTGCTTGCCACTTTAGAGAAAACGGAATGGCAGGAACTCTCTCAAGAATTATTTTCAGAACTATTTCGAAAATCACCCGTAAAAAGAACGAAATTTGCTGGGCTAAAAAGAAATATAGAATTTCTGACTGCTTCTGAGATTCCTGATTTTCAAAAAAAATAA
- a CDS encoding L-serine ammonia-lyase: MESISVFEIIKVGIGPSSSHTMGPWNAAESFIRKIKTDHQVQEVKEVFVEFFGSLAKTGIGHGTDIAGMLGLSGENFKEIDTSKIDEKVAAIKSSDTLNLNGEKVIPFIYGHHLILNKQKSLDFHPNGMIFKAIFENGEELIQDYYSIGGGFIATQEANSYENHCTRTLYPCHNGKDIDKNMAKLGLDKISDLIFLNEESWRSREETEKEALYIWQQIKECIYKGVNKEGILPGGLNVTRRAAGLNRKLLGDKIYKNIHDWYQLLINADVSFTNINKWVSCFALAVNEENASFGRIITAPTNGASGVIPAVLMYSQVFTDFKSDDNIIRFLLVAGEIGTLFKKNATISAAMGGCQAEIGVSSAMAAAGLTEIMGGTPGQVQMAAEIAMEHHLGMTCDPIGGLVQIPCIERNSMGAIKAITAANIALESDPTKARVTLDEVIQSMWETAQSMNDRFKETSEGGLAIAVNVAEC; this comes from the coding sequence ATGGAATCAATCAGTGTTTTTGAAATTATAAAAGTAGGAATCGGACCCTCGAGTTCGCATACCATGGGACCGTGGAACGCGGCGGAAAGTTTTATTAGAAAAATAAAAACCGATCATCAGGTTCAGGAAGTAAAAGAAGTTTTTGTGGAATTTTTCGGCTCACTCGCTAAAACCGGAATCGGCCACGGGACCGATATCGCCGGAATGCTCGGCCTTTCTGGTGAAAATTTCAAAGAGATCGATACTTCGAAAATTGATGAGAAAGTAGCAGCTATCAAATCTTCAGATACTTTAAATCTGAATGGTGAAAAAGTAATTCCATTTATTTATGGACATCATTTGATTTTAAACAAACAGAAATCACTCGATTTTCATCCAAACGGAATGATTTTCAAAGCCATATTTGAAAATGGCGAAGAATTAATTCAGGATTACTATTCTATCGGAGGCGGATTTATCGCGACCCAGGAAGCCAATTCTTACGAAAACCATTGTACCAGGACCCTTTATCCTTGCCATAACGGAAAAGATATTGATAAGAATATGGCAAAACTAGGTTTAGATAAAATTTCAGATCTTATTTTCCTTAACGAAGAATCCTGGCGAAGCAGAGAGGAAACTGAAAAAGAAGCCCTTTATATCTGGCAACAGATTAAAGAATGTATTTACAAAGGCGTCAACAAAGAAGGGATTCTTCCCGGCGGTTTAAATGTTACCCGTCGTGCCGCAGGTTTGAACAGAAAATTACTTGGTGACAAAATTTATAAAAATATTCATGATTGGTATCAGTTACTCATCAATGCTGATGTAAGTTTTACCAATATCAACAAATGGGTTTCCTGTTTTGCCTTGGCCGTGAACGAAGAAAATGCAAGTTTCGGCCGGATTATTACCGCACCAACCAATGGCGCGAGTGGCGTAATTCCTGCTGTACTGATGTATTCCCAGGTTTTTACCGATTTCAAAAGTGACGATAATATCATCAGGTTTCTTTTGGTAGCCGGCGAGATCGGAACGCTTTTTAAAAAGAACGCCACCATTTCTGCCGCGATGGGAGGTTGCCAAGCGGAAATCGGAGTTTCGTCCGCTATGGCCGCTGCCGGTCTTACCGAAATTATGGGTGGCACGCCCGGTCAGGTTCAAATGGCTGCTGAAATTGCGATGGAACATCACCTCGGCATGACTTGTGATCCGATTGGCGGACTGGTGCAGATTCCGTGTATCGAGCGCAATTCTATGGGTGCCATCAAAGCGATTACTGCGGCGAATATCGCCTTAGAATCTGATCCTACCAAAGCGCGCGTCACTTTAGACGAAGTCATTCAATCCATGTGGGAAACCGCTCAGAGCATGAATGACCGCTTCAAAGAAACCTCAGAAGGTGGCCTCGCCATCGCCGTGAACGTCGCTGAATGTTAG
- a CDS encoding YceI family protein — protein sequence MKNLVLAALLAGGMMFGQTKKVTDSNIEWWGYKLAKTEASSHNGVVNLKSGDVVMKGNNIVGGTFSLDMNSINATDLSGEYQTKLNNHLKTGDFFETDKFPVATYKITSVKKNSNKAFPYMIYGNLTAKNKTNPVAFPAKISLKNGVLNIVSDKFSFDRQKFDIAYASAAKDVIVKDEIDMIINVTAK from the coding sequence ATGAAAAATTTAGTATTAGCAGCACTATTAGCTGGAGGAATGATGTTTGGGCAAACCAAAAAAGTAACTGATTCAAATATTGAATGGTGGGGGTATAAATTAGCGAAAACAGAAGCTTCATCGCACAACGGAGTCGTTAATTTGAAATCAGGAGATGTCGTGATGAAAGGAAACAATATCGTTGGAGGTACTTTCTCTTTGGATATGAACAGCATTAATGCAACCGATTTATCCGGCGAATACCAAACCAAATTAAACAACCATTTAAAAACCGGAGACTTTTTCGAAACCGACAAGTTCCCGGTGGCGACTTACAAAATTACGTCCGTAAAAAAGAACAGTAACAAAGCATTTCCTTATATGATTTACGGTAATCTTACCGCAAAAAATAAGACAAATCCTGTGGCTTTCCCAGCGAAAATTTCTTTGAAAAACGGAGTGTTGAATATCGTTTCAGATAAATTCAGTTTTGACCGTCAGAAATTTGATATCGCTTATGCTTCAGCGGCAAAAGATGTAATTGTGAAAGATGAAATCGATATGATCATCAATGTTACTGCGAAATAA
- a CDS encoding TIGR02117 family protein, producing MKKTLQIILKCLAGIVGLVLIYVILALTIPLIPVQKKATAGKAEIPVYLYTNGVHTDIVLPIKNEQIDWSKKILFENTASKITDFNYVGIGWGDKGFYLDTPTWAELKVSTAFHAAFWLGDSAMHCTFYKTMKEGNDCKKIMLTESEYADLIHFVDSKFDKNAAGQNILIPTKAVYGNNDSFYEAKGSYSFLYTCNTWTNDALKAAGQKAALWTPTDFGIFQHYK from the coding sequence TTGAAAAAAACGCTCCAAATTATCCTCAAATGTTTAGCCGGAATTGTTGGTTTAGTCCTCATCTACGTTATTCTTGCCTTAACAATTCCTCTGATTCCGGTTCAGAAAAAAGCGACGGCCGGAAAGGCAGAAATCCCTGTTTATCTTTACACCAACGGCGTTCATACTGACATCGTGCTTCCCATTAAAAACGAGCAGATTGACTGGAGCAAAAAAATATTATTTGAAAATACGGCTTCTAAAATCACCGATTTTAATTATGTGGGAATTGGCTGGGGCGATAAGGGCTTCTATCTGGACACGCCAACCTGGGCAGAACTGAAAGTTTCTACGGCCTTTCATGCGGCTTTTTGGTTGGGCGATTCGGCGATGCACTGCACCTTTTATAAAACGATGAAAGAAGGTAATGACTGTAAAAAAATAATGCTTACTGAATCTGAATATGCAGATTTAATTCATTTTGTAGATTCTAAATTTGATAAAAATGCGGCGGGACAGAATATTTTAATTCCGACAAAAGCAGTTTATGGAAATAATGATTCATTTTATGAAGCCAAAGGAAGCTACAGTTTCCTCTACACCTGTAATACCTGGACGAATGACGCTTTAAAAGCAGCCGGACAAAAAGCGGCACTTTGGACACCGACAGATTTCGGGATTTTTCAGCACTACAAATAG
- a CDS encoding YceI family protein translates to MKNLVNFKTLILAFGMFSGLVAAQKINSSNVKTTVSGTSTLHEWSMTSTSGSFSGNVSGNAIQDITYKMGSKTLKSGKGPMDANAYKAIQADKYPNITFTAASVNMGKGTMTGKLTVTNVTKTITFPVNVTKNGNSYTVWGQTSIKMTDYGITPPAFMMNTVKTGNEITITVNAVAN, encoded by the coding sequence ATGAAAAATTTAGTAAACTTTAAAACACTGATCCTCGCATTCGGAATGTTTTCAGGATTAGTAGCTGCCCAAAAAATTAACAGCAGCAACGTAAAAACTACAGTTTCTGGAACGTCTACTTTACACGAATGGAGCATGACTTCAACCAGTGGTTCTTTTTCTGGAAATGTTTCCGGAAATGCTATTCAGGATATTACTTATAAAATGGGTTCTAAAACCTTGAAAAGTGGAAAAGGACCGATGGATGCTAACGCTTATAAAGCGATTCAGGCAGATAAATATCCGAACATCACTTTTACGGCGGCTTCAGTAAATATGGGAAAAGGAACAATGACTGGTAAATTGACAGTAACCAACGTCACCAAAACAATTACTTTTCCCGTAAATGTTACAAAAAATGGTAATTCTTACACCGTTTGGGGCCAGACAAGTATCAAAATGACTGATTACGGAATTACTCCGCCGGCATTTATGATGAATACTGTTAAAACAGGAAATGAAATCACAATAACAGTTAATGCTGTTGCCAACTAA
- a CDS encoding rhodanese-like domain-containing protein, giving the protein MSIEEILKAGNYHLIDVREPMELEMDGEIESALNIPLGEIQDRKDQVEQLNGPKIFFCRSGNRSGKAMEFFKSQNVTEVYNGGGYADMQQALENL; this is encoded by the coding sequence ATGTCAATAGAAGAAATTTTAAAAGCAGGAAATTACCATTTAATAGATGTCCGGGAACCAATGGAACTTGAAATGGATGGCGAGATAGAGTCTGCCCTGAATATTCCTTTGGGAGAAATCCAGGATCGGAAAGATCAAGTAGAACAGCTAAACGGTCCGAAAATATTTTTCTGCAGAAGCGGAAACAGAAGCGGCAAAGCCATGGAGTTTTTTAAATCTCAGAATGTAACGGAGGTTTACAATGGCGGAGGTTACGCTGATATGCAGCAGGCTTTAGAAAATCTGTAA
- a CDS encoding class I SAM-dependent methyltransferase, producing MNIQQAYNIWSEQYDTNENKTRDLEAVSLRENLKGHHFGNCLEIGCGTGKNTEWLATFSDYVVAVDFSDEMLTKAKQKIKADNVKFIQADINKEWNFTENTKYDLVTFSLVLEHIENLDIIFQKLSEVINLNGMIYIGELHPFKQYSGSKARYETADGLQVLTCFNHHISDFVSSAIKHNFQLVDLKEYFDGSDRNTIPRILTMIFKKK from the coding sequence ATGAACATACAGCAAGCCTACAATATTTGGTCTGAACAATATGATACCAATGAGAATAAAACCAGAGATCTGGAAGCAGTTTCACTGCGGGAAAATTTAAAGGGACATCATTTTGGTAATTGCCTTGAAATAGGTTGTGGAACAGGAAAAAATACCGAATGGCTGGCGACTTTTTCAGATTATGTTGTAGCGGTAGACTTTTCAGATGAAATGCTGACAAAGGCGAAACAGAAAATAAAGGCGGATAATGTGAAATTTATTCAGGCCGACATTAATAAAGAATGGAATTTTACGGAGAATACCAAATATGATTTAGTCACTTTCAGTCTCGTTTTAGAACATATCGAAAATCTGGATATCATCTTTCAAAAACTAAGCGAAGTCATCAATTTAAATGGAATGATCTATATTGGTGAACTTCACCCTTTTAAGCAATACAGCGGTTCAAAAGCAAGGTATGAAACTGCAGACGGACTTCAAGTACTAACCTGTTTTAATCACCATATTTCAGACTTTGTAAGTTCAGCGATTAAACATAATTTTCAGTTGGTAGATCTAAAGGAATACTTTGACGGAAGCGACAGAAATACCATTCCAAGAATTTTGACAATGATATTTAAGAAGAAATAA